The Helicoverpa armigera isolate CAAS_96S chromosome 5, ASM3070526v1, whole genome shotgun sequence sequence TCTCTGTTCTACATCAGACCGGGCCACCACAATCCTCCTTCCATGCCAATGTTCAGTGAGACGCATATTGCTGAAAATGTTAAGATTGGATGGCTTTATTTAGGTAAaggtttaaattatattagaatTTATAACATCTCTGTGGTCCACGTTTTATCCATGAAGCCCACTAGAAACATTCCTTTGAATTTTTTTCTCATGCTCCTGATAGTGAGActattactataaaaaattgtaaataataaaattaagtagagGCCTATGTTTAGCAGTGGTTGCCAataggctgatatgatgatgatggataatAAACTAAGAGGTGTCTAATGCTAATTTAATACTATGGGAAAGGTTTTATGTTTACAGGTATGGATGCAAAGCGCAAAGTGAATGACTACTATGAGATTTGGTCTGACTCTAGACCAGAGCGCAGTGATATCAAACTTCACTCTGGTTTCTACTACCATGGTGAAAGTGCTTTGGAACATGAAATAGGTGATCTTCGCATCCATTTCTCTTATGCTGGACGTGAGGATGatattgtaagtacatattgACATAGTCAATGTTGGATTGCacaatatatttgtaaaaaacataaaaagatgACAGGTAAATATTGCTTAAACGCACAAGTATAGTAAATTCAAGAGCGAATaatttacttttgcatttacatattttaaagaaattaagtacaaaataaaaaatacaaaaaatatgtagcttTAACGCCGTGAGACAAAACGTTACTCAATACGTCTTTCGCCCCTCCACGGGATTTCCTCATTAGATTGAGTTGATTTATTGAGTTGACTTGTCGACCCCTATGGTCCGAATTTTAGGCTGGTCATGTAATTCCGTAAGGTTACGCCTGAttatataatttaacaaaataaaatgtctataCTCCATATATTCAACTTTGCTCAAATCAATTTCAGTATACAGCAGTGGGAGTGGTAGAAGGTGGCAACCTTCAGGCATATAGTCCTACAAGATTCCCGACGGCTGATCCCATCTGCCTCCTGCGTAAAGGCTCCTACAGTCTGAAGCAACTGCATGACTTGGAGAGAAGGGATGTCAATGTGCACACATGGAAGTATCGGCTGGTGGGATTTGTTCAGGTGGTCGCTTCTGCGATGACTTTACACCCTGATTGGGTGACATTATGTAAGTTTTGTAGTAGCATCctatttgttataatttaaaaagttggaGGTCCTCAATTCTTCAGTTTCTTTTTATTCATCATAGTAAAATGTGTGCCCACAGAACTTATGTTGTGGTTGGGGAAAtcagttatatattttttaatatttcagttttacaatGCCAGTGGATATCAAGCAGTCTAAGGAGGTGCACAAGGTTTTGGGTGAACTTAGTCCTGTCTTTTTCCTACACATTATTCATCATTGCTATTCCTTGGTAAGTTTGAATGAGACCTTAATATTAACTTGAATAAGTTTGATttatctttaaataataataagaatatattttcattCCGACAGGAATGATCGAAAAATGTATGAGCATAATAAAAATAGGCATAAAATTTCAAAAGCAAATCCTTAAAATTgccttaaaactttatttatttgttccagGTTGGTCCACAAACCGACATACGGTGCCATAGTGCTAGGAGCCGCAATGGTCCCTCTACTGCACTATTCAACTATACTAACGCGACGAGACGCCACGCCCGAGCCCCCACCATATAGCAGGATTAACAACAACACACATTTGAATTGAACAACCCGCTTTAAAGGGAGCTGGAGCAATGAAACTACATATGTGGTGTAAGGATAAGACCATTTTTGGGAGAACAGCTTATTCAAGCTTTCATGGTAATCAGCTAATTCACTATTATTTGAGATTCTGTTTTTGTATTGaattatatctatgtatgtaggtatgcatTTATGATGTTGTTGGTGCCATGATTAAGATGAGGTCGTAAATCTTTGAAGGGGTACATTCAAAGATTTATTCATtcatcatcaatttatttattattcatattcTCCATGAATATTATGTGATCTATAATTTTGTACCAGTACAAAGTAAAATCCCTGTTTTCCTAGTGACATATACTTAATTTGTCTGATAGATATTCATTTTTGTgctttgttcacattacaactggaatattgtattttattagaaaatcataatctatattatttatttattatatttttgaggaTATTAATAAGTAATGGATTTGTAATCCACATCTATTATCTAGTCTGAATGTCGTTagttaatattgtaataatagaTTATAGATTAAGTAGACTGATTGTACTTATcgtaaaattaatataacaacCGTACAAAATAGAGACCCTGtccaaatataataatgatcatCCTATATTGCTAAGATTTTTGCGTAATACCTAAGAAGACacaaatgtaagtacataaaatcatattaatattaattattaattttatactctgaaaacacatttaaactattgataataatatctaccaaataaacataaataagtgtTAATTTACGTGGTTTttgtaactttaaaaatatatgggaCACAGGTATAATATAAGTTAAGGAACTTTGCCAAACGCACGATAATGTGATAT is a genomic window containing:
- the LOC110370928 gene encoding transmembrane protein 43 homolog, with amino-acid sequence MADWAAVRHQFKQTWITSFLSLILFCGVTYFLLWAENQTIQSNLMLEELVSAAESIDVHTGDEAARYEGRVVHIVGPLRILEPISEPDYNIQVQAVKLRKRVQMYQWIEETTEQENFLSEPADESRKTYWYHKDWRDYVVESSLFYIRPGHHNPPSMPMFSETHIAENVKIGWLYLGMDAKRKVNDYYEIWSDSRPERSDIKLHSGFYYHGESALEHEIGDLRIHFSYAGREDDIYTAVGVVEGGNLQAYSPTRFPTADPICLLRKGSYSLKQLHDLERRDVNVHTWKYRLVGFVQVVASAMTLHPDWVTLFLQCQWISSSLRRCTRFWVNLVLSFSYTLFIIAIPWLVHKPTYGAIVLGAAMVPLLHYSTILTRRDATPEPPPYSRINNNTHLN